The following proteins are encoded in a genomic region of Coregonus clupeaformis isolate EN_2021a chromosome 14, ASM2061545v1, whole genome shotgun sequence:
- the LOC121581198 gene encoding methyl-CpG-binding domain protein 3-like has protein sequence MERKSDPGKRFLSKPQLARYLGNTMEVHAIDPRAGRMLTNKLHRNRHKHRYDNNNHQIKVKPDLNTTLPVRQTASIFKQPVTKVTNHPSNKVKTDPHKAVDQPRQLFWERKLSGLSAFDIAEELVKTMDLPKGLQGVGPVCSDKTLLSAIASALHTSPTPVTGQLTAAVEKNPGVWLNTTQPLCKAFMVTDDDIRKQEDLVHSVRRRLEEALMADMLAHIEASTNEADTDALKEEQAEQDDKEDV, from the exons ATGGAGAGGAAAAG TGACCCTGGAAAGAGATTCCTGAGCAAACCCCAACTAGCTCGTTACCTGGGCAACACCATGGAGGTGCACGCCATTGACCCCCGTGCTGGAAGGATGCTAACGAACAAGCTGCACAGGAACAGGCACAAGCATCGctatgacaacaacaaccatcAGATCAAG GTCAAGCCGGACCTGAACACGACCCTACCAGTCCGACAGACAGCATCCATCTTTAAACAGCCTGTCACCAAGGTGACAAATCACCCTAGCAACAAAGTGAAGACAGACCCCCACAAGGCTGTCGACCAACCAAGACAG CTGTTTTGGGAGAGGAAGCTGAGTGGTCTGAGTGCGTTTGACATCGCAGAGGAGCTGGTCAAGACCATGGACCTTCCCAAGGGCCTACAGG GTGTTGGGCCTGTGTGTTCAGACAAGACCCTGCTCTCTGCCATTGCCAGCGCCCTGCACACCAGCCCCACACCCGTCACTGGTCAGCTGACTGCAGCCGTGGAGAAGAACCCTGGTGTGTGGCTCAACACCACCCAGCCACTCTGCAAGGCCTTCATGGTTACTGATGACGACATCAG GAAGCAAGAGGACCTGGTCCACAGTGTGAGGAGGAGGTTGGAGGAAGCGCTGATGGCGGACATGTTGGCTCACATAGAGGCCTCCACCAACGAGGCAGACACAGACGCTCTGAAGGAGGAACAAGCCGAGCAGGATGACAAGGAGGACGTATAG